In Jeotgalibaca arthritidis, a single genomic region encodes these proteins:
- the rpsG gene encoding 30S ribosomal protein S7: MPRKGPVAKREVMPDPIYNSKLVTRTINRLMVDGKRGKAATILYNAFDIINESTGNNPLETFELAMKNIMPVLEVKARRVGGSNYQVPIEVRPERRQALGLRWLVNYSRLRGEDTMEERLAKEIMDAANNTGASVKKREETHKMADANRAFAHYRW, translated from the coding sequence ATGCCTCGTAAAGGTCCAGTCGCAAAACGCGAAGTAATGCCAGATCCGATTTACAATTCTAAATTGGTAACTCGCACAATTAACCGTCTTATGGTTGATGGTAAACGTGGAAAAGCAGCAACTATTCTGTATAACGCATTTGACATCATTAATGAATCTACTGGTAATAACCCATTAGAAACTTTCGAACTAGCTATGAAAAACATCATGCCTGTTCTTGAAGTAAAAGCTCGTCGTGTAGGGGGTTCAAACTATCAAGTACCTATCGAAGTTCGTCCAGAACGTCGTCAAGCATTAGGTCTACGTTGGTTAGTTAACTACTCTCGTCTACGTGGTGAAGATACCATGGAAGAAAGATTAGCTAAAGAAATCATGGATGCTGCAAACAACACAGGAGCATCAGTTAAGAAACGTGAAGAAACACATAAAATGGCAGACGCTAACAGAGCTTTCGCTCACTACCGTTGGTAA
- a CDS encoding RnfABCDGE type electron transport complex subunit D yields the protein MNQIKELSISRSPHLYAKPSAQWVMLQVIISLLFPTSAAIYFFGWHVLVMLIVGVVTAVLSEYLFQKIARRKSTIKDLSAVITGMLIALSLPVTAPLWTIAVGSIFAIIIVKQIGGGIGRNIFNPAVAARVMLKVFFSPWITNWVLPGEDIVSTATPLEYIGHMTTSLPSEGIPSLTDLFLGVGLGGPIGETSKLMILIGMIYLIIKRVISPNLPIIYLATLALTTSIAGGFQFDYYMTHVLSGTACFAAVYMITDYSSQPLTRDGKLLYALGAGLLTAIIRLLFNFPGGVGIAILIMNALSPAIDRYLAPRIYGHQQRLKKNKAVREKVVIK from the coding sequence ATGAATCAAATAAAAGAGTTATCTATTAGCCGATCGCCTCATTTATATGCAAAACCATCTGCTCAGTGGGTGATGCTGCAAGTCATTATTTCACTCTTATTCCCAACATCAGCAGCTATATACTTTTTTGGTTGGCATGTATTAGTCATGCTTATCGTTGGCGTCGTGACGGCTGTATTATCAGAGTACCTTTTCCAAAAAATAGCACGTAGAAAATCAACCATCAAAGACTTGAGTGCGGTCATTACGGGTATGTTAATCGCACTTAGCCTACCGGTAACAGCTCCTTTATGGACGATCGCAGTAGGGAGTATATTTGCGATTATAATCGTCAAGCAAATTGGAGGAGGGATTGGCCGTAACATCTTTAATCCAGCGGTAGCTGCTCGGGTAATGTTAAAGGTATTCTTTTCGCCATGGATTACCAATTGGGTTTTGCCGGGAGAGGATATCGTTTCTACAGCAACACCATTAGAATATATTGGTCATATGACGACAAGTTTGCCCAGTGAAGGCATACCAAGTTTAACAGACTTGTTTTTAGGTGTCGGTTTAGGTGGCCCAATAGGCGAAACATCCAAGCTAATGATTTTAATAGGGATGATTTATCTCATCATAAAAAGGGTGATATCACCAAACTTACCAATAATCTATTTAGCTACGCTGGCTTTAACAACCTCAATTGCTGGTGGCTTTCAATTTGATTACTATATGACCCATGTTTTAAGTGGCACAGCATGTTTTGCTGCGGTTTACATGATTACAGACTACAGTTCCCAACCCTTAACAAGAGATGGCAAACTACTTTATGCGCTTGGAGCAGGATTGTTAACTGCTATCATTCGATTGCTATTTAATTTTCCTGGTGGAGTGGGTATCGCTATCTTAATTATGAATGCTCTGTCTCCCGCAATTGACCGCTATTTAGCACCAAGAATTTACGGACATCAGCAGCGTTTAAAGAAAAATAAAGCTGTTCGCGAGAAAGTGGTCATAAAATAA
- the tuf gene encoding elongation factor Tu — protein MSKEKFDRSKPHVNVGTIGHVDHGKTTLTAAITTVLAKHYGGAAVDYASVDNAPEERERGITINTSHVEYETPNRHYAHVDCPGHADYVKNMITGAAQMDGAILVVSAADGPMPQTREHILLSRNVGVPYIVVFLNKVDMVDDEELLELVEMEVRDLLSEYDFPGDDTPVIAGSALKALEGEAEYEQKILDLMEEVDNYVPNPERDTDKPFMMPVEDVFSITGRGTVATGRVERGQVKVGDEVEIVGIETETTKSTVTGVEMFRKLLDYAEAGDNIGALLRGVQREDIQRGQVLSKPGTITPHTKFTAEVYVLSKEEGGRHTPFFTNYRPQFYFRTTDVTGVVELPEGIEMVMPGDNVKITVELIQPIAIEEGTRFSIREGGRTVGSGVVSEITA, from the coding sequence ATGTCAAAAGAAAAATTCGATCGTTCTAAACCCCATGTTAACGTTGGTACTATTGGACACGTTGACCACGGTAAAACAACATTAACTGCAGCAATCACAACTGTATTAGCTAAACATTACGGTGGAGCAGCTGTTGACTACGCTTCAGTAGACAACGCTCCAGAAGAAAGAGAACGTGGAATCACAATTAACACGTCTCACGTAGAATATGAAACACCTAACCGTCACTACGCTCACGTGGACTGCCCAGGTCACGCGGACTACGTTAAAAACATGATTACTGGTGCTGCTCAAATGGACGGCGCTATCTTAGTAGTATCTGCAGCTGATGGCCCAATGCCACAAACTCGCGAGCACATCCTATTGTCTCGTAACGTTGGTGTTCCATACATCGTTGTTTTCTTGAACAAAGTTGATATGGTTGACGACGAAGAGTTATTAGAATTAGTAGAAATGGAAGTTCGTGACCTATTGTCAGAATACGACTTCCCTGGTGATGACACTCCAGTTATCGCTGGTTCTGCATTGAAAGCTCTAGAAGGCGAAGCAGAATACGAACAAAAAATCTTAGACTTGATGGAAGAAGTAGACAACTACGTTCCAAACCCAGAACGTGACACTGACAAACCATTCATGATGCCTGTTGAGGACGTATTCTCAATTACAGGTCGTGGTACTGTTGCTACAGGACGTGTTGAACGTGGACAAGTTAAAGTTGGGGATGAAGTTGAGATCGTTGGTATCGAAACTGAAACTACAAAATCAACTGTAACTGGTGTTGAAATGTTCCGTAAATTGTTGGATTACGCTGAAGCGGGAGACAACATTGGTGCATTGCTACGTGGGGTTCAACGTGAAGATATCCAACGTGGACAAGTATTGTCTAAACCAGGTACAATCACACCTCATACTAAATTTACTGCAGAAGTATACGTACTTTCTAAAGAAGAGGGTGGACGTCACACGCCATTCTTCACTAACTACCGCCCACAGTTCTACTTCCGTACAACTGACGTAACTGGTGTTGTAGAATTGCCAGAAGGTATCGAAATGGTAATGCCTGGCGATAACGTTAAAATCACAGTAGAATTGATCCAACCAATCGCTATCGAAGAAGGAACTCGTTTCTCTATTCGTGAAGGTGGACGTACTGTTGGTTCTGGTGTTGTTTCTGAAATTACTGCTTAA
- the rsxC gene encoding electron transport complex subunit RsxC, producing MKLHFHFKRSLAGIFPEERKERTEQLPIKKAKVPDMLIFPLNMHIGKPAKAVVSVGDYVKIGSLLAEADGGISANVLSSVSGKVMAISSRQTVKGPHQAIVIQNDFKDDKDEAFFKQQKLESSADKLAMIRRAGIVGMGGATFPTDVKASPQTHKPIDTIIINGAECEPYSTSDHRMMIEHAETIVKGARHLQNLLAAKRVYIALEDDTPDCETALLLAIKDFPDVEIKVLQTMYPQGAEKVLIKKLTGREVPSAGLPADVRTFVTNVSTAHAVYEAIEEQKPLFERVTTVTGEAIRQPQNLRVRIGTPINCLIEECGGFSSPPAKLLHGGPMMGIAIDSADIPITKGSSVITFLLAEEVTDQERTDCIRCSECLNVCPVNLQPILISNAYERGDINEAERLGAMDCIECGNCSFICPSKIPLLDNIRSAKSAIKTKNAG from the coding sequence ATGAAATTACATTTTCATTTCAAGCGAAGTTTAGCTGGCATTTTTCCTGAAGAGAGAAAAGAACGAACAGAGCAATTACCAATAAAAAAAGCTAAAGTACCGGATATGCTCATTTTCCCCTTAAATATGCATATCGGAAAGCCTGCTAAAGCAGTTGTTTCGGTAGGCGACTATGTAAAAATTGGCAGCCTTTTAGCAGAAGCAGATGGTGGCATTTCTGCCAATGTGCTATCTTCGGTTTCTGGAAAGGTCATGGCGATATCAAGTCGTCAAACCGTTAAGGGTCCTCACCAAGCAATCGTTATTCAAAATGATTTTAAAGACGATAAAGACGAAGCTTTTTTTAAACAGCAAAAGTTAGAAAGCTCAGCAGATAAACTAGCGATGATTCGCCGAGCAGGTATTGTAGGAATGGGAGGAGCAACCTTTCCAACCGATGTAAAAGCATCACCTCAAACGCATAAGCCAATTGATACCATTATTATTAATGGCGCAGAGTGTGAGCCTTATTCAACGAGTGATCATCGTATGATGATTGAGCACGCTGAAACAATCGTAAAAGGAGCCCGCCACTTGCAAAACCTACTTGCTGCCAAACGCGTCTACATTGCCCTCGAAGATGATACACCAGATTGCGAAACAGCCTTATTATTAGCTATAAAGGACTTTCCTGATGTTGAAATAAAAGTGCTACAAACCATGTACCCACAAGGTGCAGAAAAAGTATTAATAAAGAAGCTAACCGGTAGAGAGGTGCCATCAGCAGGCTTACCTGCTGATGTGAGGACATTCGTCACCAATGTATCGACTGCCCACGCCGTTTATGAGGCAATTGAAGAGCAAAAGCCACTCTTTGAACGAGTAACAACCGTCACAGGAGAAGCTATTCGTCAACCTCAGAACCTTCGTGTTCGTATAGGTACACCGATTAATTGCCTAATCGAAGAATGTGGTGGTTTTAGTAGCCCGCCAGCTAAACTATTACATGGCGGACCTATGATGGGGATTGCCATCGATTCAGCCGATATTCCCATTACTAAAGGGAGTTCAGTTATCACATTTCTATTAGCTGAAGAAGTGACAGATCAAGAGCGGACGGATTGTATTCGTTGCTCAGAGTGCTTAAATGTCTGTCCGGTTAACTTACAACCTATTCTTATTAGTAACGCCTATGAAAGAGGAGATATCAATGAAGCGGAACGTTTAGGAGCCATGGATTGCATCGAATGTGGCAATTGCTCGTTTATTTGTCCATCAAAAATACCGCTCTTAGATAATATTCGCTCTGCCAAATCAGCCATTAAAACAAAGAATGCGGGGTAG
- the rpsL gene encoding 30S ribosomal protein S12, producing the protein MPTINQLVRKPRKSAIEKSKSPALGRGYNSFKKAPTNTNSPQKRGVCTRVGTMTPRKPNSALRKYARVRLSNLLEVTAYIPGIGHNLQEHSVVLIRGGRVKDLAGVRYHIVRGALDTAGVNGRMQSRSKYGAKKPKK; encoded by the coding sequence ATGCCTACAATTAATCAATTAGTTCGTAAACCTCGTAAATCTGCGATTGAAAAATCTAAGTCTCCTGCTCTAGGAAGAGGATATAACAGTTTCAAGAAAGCTCCAACAAACACTAACTCACCTCAAAAACGTGGTGTTTGTACTCGTGTTGGTACAATGACTCCAAGAAAGCCTAACTCGGCTTTGCGTAAATATGCGCGTGTACGTTTGTCTAACCTTTTAGAAGTGACAGCTTACATTCCTGGTATCGGCCATAACCTACAAGAACATAGTGTTGTTCTTATTCGTGGTGGACGTGTAAAAGACTTGGCGGGTGTTCGTTACCATATCGTACGTGGTGCTTTGGATACAGCTGGTGTAAACGGCCGTATGCAATCACGTTCTAAATACGGTGCTAAAAAACCTAAAAAATAA
- a CDS encoding nuclease-related domain-containing protein, with translation MKLRKAISVKTFESLNRRMSFKAHDQFRFTNSQLGSSGEFNFGKYLLNQSFDYLAIYDSEFEATLCPQLDFIVVTWDMIYLYDIKNFSGNYYYEDGEFFTSQKKKIRSPFIQLDRAYETLDILLRNAGIQFPITKRLIFINPEFQLYGNSDALPLVTHAQLNRHFQSIKNRSRKLDQRHHAIADYIESRRYEKDFYDIGIFYSYDRLKKGVWCCDCVCQALVSSHRHFLCPACRRYYTKTEAVMHCLYEFRLLFPEKKITSVLLRDWCGHTVSLETTRKVLSRYSG, from the coding sequence ATGAAATTAAGAAAAGCCATATCTGTAAAAACATTCGAATCTCTCAATCGCCGCATGTCATTTAAGGCTCACGATCAATTCCGTTTTACTAATAGCCAGCTCGGTTCTTCTGGCGAATTTAACTTTGGTAAGTACCTTTTGAATCAGTCTTTTGATTATCTCGCCATTTATGACTCTGAATTTGAAGCCACCCTATGCCCACAGCTTGATTTTATTGTGGTGACATGGGATATGATTTATCTTTATGATATCAAAAACTTTAGCGGTAATTACTATTATGAAGATGGGGAATTCTTTACATCGCAAAAAAAGAAAATACGCAGTCCCTTTATTCAGCTAGACCGCGCCTATGAAACATTAGATATTTTGTTAAGAAATGCTGGTATTCAGTTTCCCATTACGAAACGGCTAATATTCATTAATCCTGAATTTCAGTTGTACGGTAACAGTGATGCGTTGCCACTCGTCACTCACGCTCAACTTAATCGCCATTTTCAATCAATTAAGAATCGATCTCGTAAACTTGACCAACGGCATCACGCTATCGCTGATTACATTGAAAGTAGGCGTTATGAGAAAGATTTTTATGATATCGGTATTTTTTATAGCTACGATCGTTTAAAAAAAGGTGTCTGGTGCTGCGATTGTGTCTGCCAAGCTCTTGTGTCTAGTCATCGGCACTTTCTCTGTCCGGCTTGTCGGCGCTATTATACTAAGACAGAGGCTGTGATGCATTGCCTTTATGAGTTTCGGTTGTTGTTTCCTGAAAAAAAGATCACTTCTGTTCTATTACGGGATTGGTGTGGTCATACTGTTTCGCTAGAGACCACAAGAAAGGTGCTGTCCCGCTATAGCGGCTGA
- the rpsJ gene encoding 30S ribosomal protein S10, protein MAKQKIRIRLKAYEHRALDQSADKIVETAKRTGASVSGPIPLPTERQLYTVIRSPHKYKDSREQFEMRTHKRLIDIINPTSKTVDALMKLDLPSGVDIEIKL, encoded by the coding sequence ATGGCAAAACAAAAGATTCGTATCCGTTTGAAAGCATATGAACACCGCGCATTGGATCAATCAGCAGATAAAATTGTAGAAACTGCAAAGAGAACAGGAGCTTCTGTCTCAGGTCCGATTCCATTGCCTACAGAGAGACAATTGTATACAGTGATTCGTTCACCGCATAAATACAAAGATTCTCGTGAGCAATTTGAAATGCGTACACACAAACGTTTGATTGATATTATCAACCCAACAAGCAAAACTGTTGATGCATTGATGAAACTTGATCTACCATCTGGCGTAGACATCGAAATCAAACTATAA
- a CDS encoding mechanosensitive ion channel: MNGFTNSLESIWLSFVGVLPRLLGAILLIILAWFIASVVKKALTKGLHAINFNQKLTKWGVASSVEDGNRIIESIAKVFYYLIWLFFIPGILAQIGLANIASPITNMFDSFLAFLPNLFAAVVILAIGYFVAKFVKELVRNLLETVNIDKYVRKYTAKASNVTPVDVEKQRYTVAKVLANTVFVVILIPVITMALETLAIRSISEPIVNVLNQVLAIIPNILVAVILLIAGGLIAKFVGDLLEGLLESSGIDRYSRYLNTSNSSTITISTIIAKVVQTVIVVFFFVEALNVLNLAVLNSIGVAIIAYLPSVLIGLVILALGLFGGNALSSFIKDSTGSMMMGEVVKYILFVLAIFMTLDQLEFASTIVSTAFLFIIGGLAVAFALAFGLGGKDFAKRQLDKLDQKIEEESNKVAHTAPKTEAEKKIDHEIDQSPLS, from the coding sequence ATGAATGGATTTACAAATTCATTAGAAAGTATTTGGTTATCATTTGTAGGTGTACTGCCAAGATTATTAGGAGCAATCTTATTAATTATTCTGGCATGGTTTATTGCAAGTGTGGTTAAGAAGGCGTTGACTAAAGGTTTACATGCTATTAATTTTAACCAGAAGTTAACGAAATGGGGTGTGGCATCGTCAGTTGAAGATGGCAACCGTATTATCGAATCCATTGCTAAAGTCTTTTACTATTTGATTTGGTTATTCTTTATTCCAGGAATACTCGCTCAAATTGGTCTAGCCAATATTGCATCACCAATTACGAATATGTTTGATTCATTCTTGGCATTCTTACCAAACTTATTTGCTGCAGTTGTTATTTTAGCAATTGGTTACTTTGTTGCTAAGTTTGTCAAAGAACTTGTTCGTAATCTATTAGAAACGGTGAACATTGATAAGTATGTTCGCAAATATACAGCAAAAGCATCTAATGTTACACCAGTAGATGTCGAGAAGCAACGTTATACAGTCGCTAAAGTATTAGCTAATACAGTATTCGTTGTTATTCTCATTCCAGTTATTACTATGGCACTCGAAACATTAGCCATTCGCTCAATCTCAGAGCCAATCGTGAATGTTTTAAATCAAGTACTAGCGATTATTCCCAATATTCTTGTAGCGGTTATCTTGCTAATTGCTGGAGGATTAATTGCTAAATTTGTAGGTGATTTACTGGAAGGCTTATTAGAAAGTTCAGGAATCGATCGTTATTCACGCTATTTAAATACATCGAATAGCTCGACTATCACGATTTCAACTATTATTGCTAAAGTTGTTCAAACGGTTATTGTTGTCTTCTTTTTTGTAGAAGCTTTGAACGTATTAAACCTTGCCGTTCTAAACAGTATTGGCGTAGCGATTATTGCTTACTTACCATCTGTACTAATTGGACTAGTTATTTTAGCTTTAGGACTATTCGGCGGTAATGCACTATCATCATTCATCAAAGATTCAACCGGTAGTATGATGATGGGGGAAGTAGTGAAGTACATCTTGTTTGTCTTAGCCATCTTCATGACCTTAGATCAATTAGAGTTTGCTTCAACAATTGTTAGTACAGCTTTCTTATTTATTATTGGTGGTTTAGCAGTTGCCTTTGCACTAGCCTTTGGACTAGGTGGTAAAGACTTTGCTAAGCGTCAATTAGATAAATTAGATCAGAAAATTGAAGAAGAAAGCAATAAGGTCGCTCATACAGCGCCGAAAACAGAAGCAGAAAAAAAGATTGATCATGAAATCGATCAATCACCGCTATCCTAA
- the lysS gene encoding lysine--tRNA ligase, whose translation MTSLSQEKHSEELNDQLIVRREKMQNLRESGVEPFHSGFNRTHLSQELHETYDSLTKEEIDEQEISVSIAGRIVTKRGKGKVGFAHLQDSQGRIQIYVRKDEVGEADYEIFKQADLGDIVGVVGTVMKTNTGEVTVKPSQFVHLTKALKPLPDKYHGLTNVEQKYRQRYLDLISNEDSFERFVSRSKIITEIRTYLNGLGYLEVETPVLHTMAGGASARPFITHHNALDMELYMRIALELHLKRLVIGGMEKVYEIGRVFRNEGIDTTHNPEFTMLELYTAYTDYQDVMNLVEGIFSTVIEKVKGTTTISYNGQELNMAGPYARIHMVDAIKAETGVDFWAEMTDEAARQLAKDHNVQVTEHMTVGHVINEFFEEFVEDKLVQPTFIYGHPTAISPLARKNEKDGRFTDRFEFFIMGKEYGNAFTELTDPIDQRERFEAQAKEKEQGNDEAHGVDEEFLEALEHGMPPTGGLGIGIDRMVMLITDSQSIRDILLFPTMRPHDDH comes from the coding sequence GTGACCTCATTGAGTCAAGAAAAACATTCTGAAGAATTGAATGACCAATTGATCGTTCGTCGCGAAAAAATGCAAAATTTGCGTGAGTCAGGTGTAGAACCATTCCATAGTGGTTTTAACCGCACACACTTGTCACAAGAATTGCATGAGACATACGACAGTTTAACAAAAGAAGAAATTGACGAGCAAGAAATCTCAGTTTCCATTGCAGGACGAATTGTAACAAAACGTGGAAAAGGTAAAGTTGGCTTTGCCCACTTACAAGATAGCCAAGGCCGTATTCAAATTTACGTTCGTAAAGACGAGGTAGGCGAAGCTGACTATGAGATTTTCAAACAAGCTGACTTAGGTGATATTGTTGGTGTTGTTGGAACAGTTATGAAAACCAATACCGGTGAAGTAACGGTGAAACCAAGCCAATTTGTTCATTTAACAAAAGCATTAAAACCTCTACCAGATAAATACCATGGCCTAACAAATGTGGAACAAAAATATCGTCAACGTTACTTAGACTTAATTAGTAATGAAGATAGCTTCGAGCGCTTTGTTAGCCGTAGTAAAATTATTACTGAAATCCGTACTTACTTAAATGGCTTAGGCTATTTAGAAGTTGAAACACCTGTGTTACACACAATGGCAGGTGGCGCAAGTGCACGTCCATTTATCACTCACCATAACGCTTTAGATATGGAACTTTACATGCGTATTGCATTGGAGCTGCATCTAAAACGTTTGGTTATCGGTGGTATGGAAAAAGTTTATGAAATTGGTCGCGTCTTCCGTAATGAAGGAATCGATACAACGCATAACCCAGAGTTCACTATGCTAGAACTTTATACAGCTTACACTGATTACCAAGATGTTATGAACCTAGTAGAAGGAATTTTCTCAACGGTTATTGAAAAAGTAAAAGGAACTACAACTATTTCTTACAACGGCCAAGAACTAAACATGGCTGGTCCTTATGCACGCATCCATATGGTTGATGCGATTAAGGCAGAAACTGGTGTTGATTTCTGGGCTGAAATGACAGACGAAGCAGCTCGCCAATTAGCGAAAGACCACAATGTCCAAGTTACAGAGCATATGACAGTTGGACATGTTATCAATGAATTCTTTGAAGAGTTTGTTGAAGATAAACTGGTTCAACCAACCTTTATCTATGGTCACCCAACAGCCATTTCGCCTTTAGCACGTAAAAACGAAAAAGACGGCCGCTTTACTGACCGCTTTGAATTCTTTATCATGGGTAAAGAATACGGTAATGCCTTTACCGAATTAACAGACCCAATCGATCAAAGAGAGCGTTTTGAAGCGCAAGCGAAAGAAAAAGAACAAGGTAACGACGAAGCTCATGGTGTGGATGAAGAATTCCTTGAAGCACTAGAGCATGGTATGCCGCCAACTGGTGGACTAGGAATTGGTATCGACCGTATGGTGATGCTCATTACTGATAGCCAATCGATTCGTGACATCCTATTGTTCCCAACAATGCGTCCGCACGACGACCATTAA
- the fusA gene encoding elongation factor G: MTKREFTLENTRNIGIMAHIDAGKTTTTERILYYTGKIHKIGETHDGGAQMDWMEQEQERGITITSAATTAQWKGHRVNIIDTPGHVDFTVEVERSLRVLDGAVALLDAQSGVEPQTETVWRQATTYGVPRIVFINKMDKTGADFLYSVGTLHERLQANAHPIQLPIGSEDTFTGIIDLVEMQAEIYDSEDGTDYHEEAIPEEYREIAEEWHTKLIEAVAETDEELMERYLEGEEISIPELKAAIRKATVNVEFYPVLCGSAFKNKGVQLMLDAAIDYLPAPTDVPAIKGFEPGDAENVIDVHADDNEPFAALAFKVMTDPFVGRLTFFRVYAGTLQSGSYIQNATKGKRERVGRILQMHANSREEIPEVFSGDIAAAVGLKDTGTGDTLCDEKRPVILESMEFPEPVIEVAIEPKSKADQDKMGTALQKLSEEDPTFRASSNPETGQTVIAGMGELHLDIIVDRLKREFKVEATVGAPQVSYRETFKTSVEAEGKFVRQSGGKGQFGHVWIEFTPNEEGAGFAFENAIVGGVVPREYIPAVEAGLKDSMENGVLAGYPLVDVKARLFDGSYHDVDSSETAFKVAASLALRNAAKKANPVILEPMMAVEVTVPEEYLGDVMGHFSARRGSIEGTVARGNAQIVKGFIPLSEMFGYATTLRSASQGRGTFTMVFDHYEAVPKSVQEEIIAKSGKGSSEE; the protein is encoded by the coding sequence ATGACAAAAAGAGAATTTACTCTTGAAAACACAAGAAATATCGGAATCATGGCTCATATTGACGCTGGTAAAACAACGACTACTGAGCGTATTCTGTACTATACTGGTAAAATCCATAAAATTGGTGAAACTCACGATGGTGGGGCACAAATGGACTGGATGGAACAGGAACAAGAACGTGGTATTACAATTACTTCTGCTGCTACAACAGCTCAGTGGAAAGGTCATCGCGTAAACATCATCGATACACCTGGACACGTGGACTTTACTGTAGAAGTAGAACGTTCATTACGTGTTCTTGATGGTGCGGTTGCATTGCTAGATGCTCAGTCTGGGGTTGAACCTCAAACTGAAACAGTATGGCGCCAAGCAACTACTTATGGAGTACCTCGTATTGTTTTCATTAACAAAATGGACAAAACTGGTGCTGACTTCTTGTACTCAGTTGGTACGCTTCATGAACGTCTACAAGCTAACGCTCATCCAATTCAATTGCCAATTGGATCTGAAGATACATTTACAGGGATCATTGACCTAGTGGAAATGCAAGCTGAAATCTATGATTCAGAAGACGGAACTGACTACCACGAGGAAGCAATTCCTGAAGAATACAGAGAAATCGCTGAAGAATGGCATACAAAACTAATTGAAGCTGTAGCGGAAACAGACGAAGAGTTAATGGAAAGATACCTTGAAGGTGAAGAAATCTCTATTCCAGAACTTAAAGCTGCTATTCGTAAAGCAACAGTTAACGTAGAATTCTACCCTGTACTTTGTGGTTCAGCATTTAAAAACAAAGGTGTTCAGTTGATGCTTGATGCAGCGATTGACTACCTACCAGCTCCAACAGACGTACCTGCTATTAAAGGTTTCGAACCTGGAGACGCAGAAAATGTTATCGACGTTCATGCTGACGATAACGAACCATTTGCAGCTCTTGCATTTAAAGTTATGACTGACCCATTCGTAGGTCGTCTAACATTCTTCCGTGTTTACGCTGGAACATTACAATCTGGTTCTTACATTCAAAATGCAACTAAAGGCAAACGTGAACGCGTTGGTCGTATCTTGCAAATGCATGCTAACAGCCGTGAAGAAATTCCTGAAGTATTCTCTGGAGATATCGCAGCAGCTGTTGGATTGAAAGATACTGGTACTGGTGACACATTGTGTGACGAAAAACGTCCAGTTATCCTAGAATCAATGGAATTCCCTGAGCCTGTTATCGAAGTTGCTATTGAGCCTAAATCAAAAGCTGACCAAGATAAAATGGGTACTGCTTTACAAAAATTATCTGAAGAAGATCCTACTTTCCGTGCATCATCTAACCCAGAAACAGGTCAAACTGTTATCGCTGGTATGGGTGAGTTGCACTTGGACATCATCGTTGACCGTTTGAAACGTGAATTCAAGGTAGAAGCTACTGTAGGTGCGCCTCAAGTATCTTACCGTGAAACGTTCAAAACAAGCGTTGAAGCTGAAGGTAAATTCGTTCGTCAGTCTGGTGGTAAAGGACAATTCGGTCACGTATGGATCGAGTTCACACCAAACGAAGAAGGAGCTGGATTCGCATTCGAGAATGCTATCGTTGGTGGGGTTGTTCCTCGTGAATACATCCCAGCTGTTGAAGCAGGATTGAAAGACTCAATGGAAAACGGTGTTCTTGCTGGATATCCATTAGTTGACGTTAAAGCTCGTCTATTCGACGGATCTTACCATGATGTTGACTCTTCTGAGACAGCATTTAAGGTAGCTGCTTCTCTAGCATTGCGTAACGCTGCTAAGAAAGCTAACCCAGTAATCCTAGAACCTATGATGGCTGTAGAAGTTACAGTTCCAGAAGAGTACCTAGGAGACGTTATGGGACACTTTAGCGCTCGTCGTGGTAGCATTGAAGGAACTGTTGCTCGTGGTAACGCACAAATCGTTAAAGGATTCATTCCTCTATCAGAAATGTTCGGTTACGCAACAACACTTCGTTCAGCATCACAAGGACGTGGTACATTTACAATGGTATTTGACCACTACGAAGCTGTTCCTAAGTCAGTTCAAGAAGAAATTATCGCTAAAAGCGGTAAAGGTTCTTCAGAAGAGTAA